From a single Dehalococcoidales bacterium genomic region:
- a CDS encoding carboxymuconolactone decarboxylase family protein, whose protein sequence is MARVSFIEKGQGHPMVEDLYKKIEVRGQRIINLYKVLGHCPFVGLNWQRLGNSLLKGEELPPRLRELAVLRVGHLTGSKYEFTQHTGIALTAGLTREQVDAIPDWRKSTAFNDEERAILAYTDEVERDVKVKDETFATLRSFFSEHVIVELTVAIGYYGMVSRFLVALDVELES, encoded by the coding sequence ATGGCACGAGTTAGTTTCATAGAAAAGGGCCAGGGGCACCCCATGGTTGAGGACCTCTATAAAAAGATAGAGGTAAGGGGACAGCGCATCATCAATCTGTACAAGGTGCTGGGGCACTGCCCGTTCGTCGGCCTGAACTGGCAGCGACTGGGCAATTCTCTGCTTAAGGGCGAGGAACTGCCTCCCAGGTTACGGGAGTTGGCCGTGCTCCGTGTCGGTCACCTGACAGGCTCTAAATATGAATTCACCCAGCATACCGGTATTGCACTTACAGCCGGATTGACCCGGGAGCAGGTTGATGCCATCCCGGACTGGCGGAAGTCAACGGCGTTCAATGACGAAGAGCGCGCTATCCTGGCCTATACCGATGAGGTTGAGCGGGACGTCAAGGTTAAGGACGAGACATTCGCCACCCTGCGCAGCTTCTTCAGCGAACACGTAATTGTCGAACTAACCGTGGCCATAGGATATTACGGCATGGTGAGCCGGTTTCTGGTCGCACTCGACGTCGAGTTGGAGAGCTAG